From one Candidatus Liberimonas magnetica genomic stretch:
- the mtaB gene encoding tRNA (N(6)-L-threonylcarbamoyladenosine(37)-C(2))-methylthiotransferase MtaB, with protein MKKLYLHTFGCKVNQYDSQVFMEALQQVGYALSKSMIEADLFLINSCTVTSEADRQCRQLIRKVLKDNKLARVIVAGCYPARCENEIRDISDRIEVLPQGMDIVMYLGHKTLKNTNIGITKFDGHSRAFVKVQDGCNAFCTYCIVPYIRSKIFSKPLDDVLSEIKKLVDSGYPEIVLTGVRLGLYEGGLVNLLKSIVYGVNGRFRIRLSSLGVNHIDNRLLEFMSSNKSIICPHLHIPLQSGSEHILKLMKRQYSAKDFESVAETIYKYLPDASISTDVIAGFPGENEKDFKDTFEFVEKLELSRLHVFRYSKRPGTRAAGFEKQLSPVTIKERVVELKKLDACLQERFWRKFIGKCRPAVDEAGNNCVLTDNYIRLYFDKSNGFKENNKIFGVKVIDLRGEAWGIANSTEMQKLTARI; from the coding sequence ATGAAAAAGCTGTATTTACATACATTCGGCTGCAAGGTCAATCAATACGACTCACAGGTGTTCATGGAAGCCCTTCAACAGGTTGGTTATGCTTTATCTAAAAGCATGATAGAGGCTGACCTTTTCTTAATAAATTCCTGCACAGTAACATCTGAAGCCGACAGGCAATGCCGCCAGCTGATTAGAAAGGTTTTAAAGGACAATAAACTCGCCAGGGTTATTGTTGCAGGCTGTTATCCGGCCCGCTGCGAAAATGAGATAAGGGATATTTCGGATAGGATCGAGGTATTGCCTCAGGGTATGGATATAGTGATGTACCTTGGGCATAAAACCCTTAAAAATACAAATATAGGAATCACAAAATTTGACGGTCATTCCCGCGCTTTTGTCAAAGTACAGGACGGATGCAATGCTTTTTGCACCTATTGCATCGTACCTTATATTCGATCGAAAATATTTAGTAAACCCCTGGATGACGTTTTGTCTGAAATAAAAAAATTAGTGGACAGCGGCTATCCTGAAATAGTCCTTACCGGTGTCAGGCTTGGGCTTTATGAAGGCGGGTTGGTGAACCTGTTAAAAAGCATAGTCTACGGGGTAAACGGCAGATTTCGTATAAGGTTGTCTTCCCTGGGAGTAAACCATATAGATAACCGCCTTCTGGAGTTCATGAGTTCAAACAAATCCATAATATGCCCGCATTTGCATATACCTTTACAGTCAGGGTCTGAACATATACTAAAACTTATGAAAAGGCAGTATTCAGCCAAGGATTTTGAATCGGTGGCGGAGACTATTTATAAATACCTGCCTGACGCCAGTATCAGCACGGATGTGATAGCGGGGTTCCCGGGAGAAAACGAAAAAGATTTTAAAGATACGTTTGAATTTGTAGAAAAACTTGAACTCAGCCGTTTACATGTTTTCAGGTATTCAAAAAGGCCGGGTACAAGGGCTGCCGGTTTTGAAAAACAACTTAGTCCGGTTACTATTAAAGAGAGGGTGGTTGAACTAAAGAAGCTTGATGCCTGTCTTCAGGAACGATTTTGGCGTAAATTCATAGGAAAGTGCCGACCGGCTGTTGATGAGGCCGGCAATAATTGCGTCCTGACAGATAATTATATCAGGTTGTATTTTGATAAATCAAATGGTTTTAAAGAAAACAACAAGATATTCGGTGTTAAAGTAATTGACCTCAGGGGTGAAGCCTGGGGTATAGCAAATAGTACAGAAATGCAAAAACTTACTGCACGTATTTGA